A genome region from Baekduia alba includes the following:
- a CDS encoding SDR family oxidoreductase, which yields MTSPVLVTGGTGTLGRLVVPKLRDAGCDVRVLSRRRHDPQPGVTYVTGDLLKGDGIDAAVDRAGTILHLAGGPKGDDEATRNLVRAATRFGGGPSNLVHISVIGANRVPLGYFKAKLGAEQAIRDSGLPFTILRAAQFHDFVLMVAEKMTKLPVLPVPSAIRWQPVDADEVATRLVHLTLDAPAGAVPDLAGPEVHGMGDLIRSYVRARGKHRAILPIGLPGKAGRAYKAGENLAYDQTIGHRTWEDFLAARVSA from the coding sequence ATGACCTCTCCCGTCCTCGTCACCGGCGGCACCGGCACCCTCGGCCGGCTCGTCGTCCCGAAGCTGCGCGACGCCGGCTGCGACGTCCGCGTGCTCAGCCGCCGCCGCCACGACCCGCAGCCCGGCGTCACCTACGTCACCGGCGACCTGCTGAAGGGCGATGGCATCGACGCCGCGGTCGACCGCGCCGGCACGATCCTGCACCTCGCCGGCGGCCCCAAGGGCGACGACGAGGCGACCCGCAACCTCGTGCGCGCCGCGACCCGGTTCGGCGGCGGCCCGAGCAACCTGGTGCACATCTCGGTCATCGGCGCCAACCGCGTTCCGCTGGGCTACTTCAAGGCCAAGCTCGGCGCCGAGCAGGCGATCCGCGACTCCGGGCTGCCGTTCACGATCCTGCGCGCCGCGCAGTTCCACGACTTCGTCCTGATGGTCGCCGAGAAGATGACGAAGCTGCCGGTCCTGCCCGTCCCGTCGGCGATCCGCTGGCAGCCGGTCGACGCCGACGAGGTGGCGACCCGGCTCGTGCACCTGACCCTCGACGCGCCGGCCGGCGCCGTTCCGGACCTCGCCGGACCCGAGGTGCACGGGATGGGCGACCTGATCCGCAGCTACGTCCGTGCGCGCGGCAAGCACCGCGCGATCCTGCCGATCGGCCTCCCCGGCAAGGCCGGCCGCGCCTACAAGGCCGGCGAGAACCTCGCCTACGACCAGACCATCGGCCACCGCACGTGGGAGGACTTCCTCGCCGCCCGCGTCAGCGCCTGA
- a CDS encoding nuclear transport factor 2 family protein, which produces MRNIDIVRQAFAAFEQRDPELLIAIASPDVVFEPVTAQIAAGGEAYRGHDGLRRYLEDVARVWQELRPSPDTFYERDGGIVVATGRVYAWGAGRVVDAPAGWLWRIEGGLLVYGRIFETAAGALAAAGIEDATQAGASPASDELVQPTSVTPTNLPEPKDDRGGAGGLPRAYPTPDTRG; this is translated from the coding sequence GTGAGGAACATCGACATCGTGCGCCAGGCGTTCGCCGCGTTCGAGCAGCGCGATCCCGAGTTGCTGATCGCGATCGCGTCGCCGGACGTCGTCTTCGAGCCCGTGACCGCCCAGATCGCCGCGGGCGGCGAGGCCTATCGCGGCCACGACGGGCTGCGGCGCTACCTGGAGGACGTCGCGCGCGTGTGGCAGGAGCTGCGGCCGTCGCCGGACACGTTCTACGAGCGCGACGGCGGGATCGTCGTCGCGACCGGGCGCGTCTACGCGTGGGGCGCCGGCCGTGTGGTCGACGCCCCGGCCGGCTGGCTGTGGCGGATCGAGGGCGGCCTGCTCGTCTACGGCCGGATCTTCGAGACCGCGGCGGGCGCGCTGGCCGCCGCCGGGATCGAGGACGCGACGCAGGCCGGCGCGTCGCCCGCGTCTGATGAGTTGGTACAACCAACGTCGGTAACCCCAACCAACCTCCCCGAACCGAAGGACGACCGAGGAGGAGCGGGCGGCCTACCGCGCGCGTACCCGACGCCCGACACGCGCGGGTAG
- a CDS encoding YihY/virulence factor BrkB family protein: protein MSAPDDPTDLSGRSWFGVLKRTVKEFQHDNLTDWAAALTYYGVLAIFPAIIALISIIGLIGPSATQPILDNLATLTPGPANDILSGAVKQVASGRGSASVAFIGGIALAIWSASGYVGAFARASNAIYEVPEGRPFWKLRPMQLIVTTSMIFLLAACAIAVVVTGPIAQQLGDVVGAGSAAVTAWDIAKWPIIALVVSLMFSVLYFAAPNVKQPGFKWITVGGVVALVILLIASALFAIYVASFSSYNKTYGALGGVIAFLVWLWIANLAVLLGAELNAELERGRELEAGLPAEDELQAELRDDRKIKR from the coding sequence ATGTCCGCGCCCGACGATCCCACCGACCTCTCCGGCCGTTCCTGGTTCGGGGTGCTCAAGCGCACCGTCAAGGAGTTCCAGCACGACAACCTGACCGACTGGGCCGCCGCGCTGACCTACTACGGCGTGCTGGCGATCTTCCCGGCGATCATCGCGCTGATCTCGATCATCGGCCTGATCGGGCCGTCGGCCACCCAGCCGATCCTCGACAACCTCGCGACGCTGACCCCGGGCCCGGCGAACGACATCCTGTCCGGCGCGGTCAAGCAGGTCGCCAGCGGCCGCGGCAGCGCGAGCGTCGCGTTCATCGGCGGCATCGCGCTGGCGATCTGGAGCGCCTCGGGCTACGTCGGCGCCTTCGCCCGCGCCTCCAACGCGATCTACGAAGTGCCGGAAGGGCGGCCGTTCTGGAAGCTGCGTCCGATGCAGCTGATCGTCACCACGTCGATGATCTTCCTGCTCGCCGCGTGCGCGATCGCCGTCGTCGTCACCGGGCCGATCGCCCAGCAGCTCGGCGACGTCGTCGGCGCCGGCTCGGCCGCCGTCACCGCCTGGGACATCGCCAAGTGGCCGATCATCGCGCTGGTCGTCAGCCTGATGTTCTCGGTGTTGTACTTCGCCGCGCCGAACGTCAAGCAGCCGGGCTTCAAGTGGATCACCGTGGGCGGCGTCGTCGCGCTGGTCATCCTGCTGATCGCCTCGGCCCTGTTCGCGATCTACGTCGCGAGCTTCAGCTCCTACAACAAGACCTACGGCGCGCTCGGCGGGGTCATCGCCTTCCTGGTCTGGCTATGGATCGCCAACCTCGCCGTGCTCCTCGGCGCCGAGCTCAACGCCGAGCTGGAGCGCGGCCGCGAGCTGGAAGCCGGCCTGCCCGCGGAGGACGAGCTCCAGGCCGAGCTGCGCGACGACCGCAAGATCAAGCGCTAG
- a CDS encoding fumarylacetoacetate hydrolase family protein yields the protein MRLVTFRDPHGSTRVGRLDGDTEDDVRVVELSAPTMLDYLRGDGHAPAGRDHALADVFLLAPIAAPPSVRDFFAYEGHVATGWRLRGGEIPEAWYEAPVFYFSNPASIHGPSEPVKRPLHCQWLDFELEIAAVIGEDGEIAGFTLFNDWSARDIQRREMTVGLGPAKGKDFATSIGPWLVTPDELTLEDGRLQLEATVTVNGEELTRSAAGAMHWSWPQIVAQAARETQLKPGDVLGSGTLTRGCLLELNAELPERGAARWLQPGDTVTIAAPGLGALTAPIV from the coding sequence ATGCGCCTCGTGACGTTCCGCGATCCCCACGGCTCCACCCGCGTCGGCCGGCTCGACGGCGACACCGAGGACGACGTCCGCGTCGTCGAGCTGTCGGCCCCGACGATGCTCGACTACCTGCGCGGCGACGGCCACGCGCCGGCCGGCCGCGACCACGCGCTGGCCGACGTCTTCCTGCTCGCCCCGATCGCCGCGCCGCCGAGCGTGCGCGACTTCTTCGCCTACGAGGGCCACGTCGCGACCGGTTGGCGGCTGCGCGGAGGCGAGATCCCGGAGGCCTGGTACGAGGCGCCGGTCTTCTACTTCTCCAACCCGGCCTCGATCCACGGGCCGAGTGAGCCGGTCAAGCGCCCGCTGCACTGCCAGTGGCTGGACTTCGAGCTCGAGATCGCCGCCGTCATCGGCGAGGACGGCGAGATCGCCGGCTTCACGCTCTTCAACGACTGGAGCGCGCGCGACATCCAGCGCCGCGAGATGACCGTCGGGCTCGGGCCGGCCAAGGGCAAGGACTTCGCGACGTCGATCGGGCCGTGGCTGGTCACGCCCGACGAGCTGACGCTCGAGGACGGGCGCCTCCAGCTCGAGGCCACCGTGACGGTCAACGGCGAGGAGCTGACGCGCAGCGCGGCGGGCGCGATGCACTGGAGCTGGCCGCAGATCGTCGCGCAGGCCGCGCGGGAGACGCAGCTGAAGCCGGGCGACGTCCTGGGCTCGGGCACGCTGACCCGCGGCTGCCTGCTGGAGCTCAACGCGGAGCTGCCCGAGCGCGGCGCGGCGCGCTGGCTGCAGCCCGGCGACACGGTGACGATCGCGGCGCCGGGCCTCGGCGCGCTGACGGCGCCGATCGTCTAG
- a CDS encoding NAD-dependent succinate-semialdehyde dehydrogenase: MADYAVVDPATGETIKEYPTISDGDLDAAIGRAHAAHEGWGKGRTVAERAALIRKVGELHDERKQQLGEIISREMGKPIEQAVGEVEFSAAIYAYYADNAESLLADESIELLEGEGSAFIRRSSIGVLLGIMPWNYPYYQVARFAGPNLVIGNTILLKHAPQCPESAEAIEQIYHDAGVPVDAYVNVYATNDQISTVIADPRVQGVSLTGSGRAGAAVAEQAGRHLKKVVLELGGSDPFLVLGTDDMDALVESAVGGRLENGGQACNAAKRFIVVDELYDTFLEKFTAALTAVEPGDPKVEGTALGPLSSSGATDRLEDQVKRATDQGAKLVAGGGRDGNFFKTTVLTGITPDNDAYKEEFFGPVASVYKVGSEDEAITLANDTEYGLGSYVFTNDSDQALRVADRIEAGMVFINAVGAEGVELPFGGVKSSGFGRELGRFGADEFVNKKLIRVAG; this comes from the coding sequence ATGGCCGATTACGCGGTTGTCGACCCGGCGACGGGCGAGACGATCAAGGAGTATCCGACGATCAGCGACGGCGATCTTGACGCGGCGATCGGCCGCGCCCACGCGGCGCACGAGGGCTGGGGCAAGGGCAGGACCGTCGCCGAGCGCGCGGCGCTGATCCGCAAGGTCGGCGAGCTGCACGACGAGCGCAAGCAGCAACTGGGCGAGATCATCTCGCGCGAGATGGGCAAGCCGATCGAGCAGGCCGTCGGCGAGGTCGAGTTCAGCGCGGCGATCTACGCGTACTACGCCGACAACGCCGAGTCGCTGCTGGCCGACGAGTCGATCGAGCTGCTCGAGGGCGAGGGCTCGGCGTTCATCCGCCGCAGCTCCATCGGCGTCCTGCTGGGCATCATGCCCTGGAACTACCCCTACTACCAGGTGGCGCGCTTCGCCGGCCCGAACCTCGTGATCGGCAACACGATCCTCCTCAAGCACGCGCCGCAGTGCCCGGAGTCCGCCGAGGCGATCGAGCAGATCTACCACGACGCGGGCGTCCCGGTCGACGCCTACGTCAACGTCTACGCCACCAACGACCAGATCTCGACGGTCATCGCCGACCCGCGCGTCCAGGGCGTGTCGCTGACCGGCTCCGGCCGCGCCGGCGCCGCGGTGGCCGAGCAGGCCGGCCGCCACCTCAAGAAGGTCGTGCTCGAGCTCGGCGGGTCGGACCCGTTCCTGGTCCTGGGCACCGACGACATGGACGCGCTGGTCGAGTCCGCGGTCGGCGGCCGGCTGGAGAACGGCGGCCAGGCGTGCAACGCCGCCAAGCGCTTCATCGTCGTCGACGAGCTCTACGACACGTTCCTGGAGAAGTTCACGGCCGCCCTGACCGCGGTCGAGCCCGGCGACCCCAAGGTCGAGGGCACGGCGCTCGGCCCGCTGTCCTCGTCCGGGGCGACCGACCGCCTGGAGGACCAGGTCAAGCGCGCGACCGACCAGGGCGCCAAGCTCGTGGCCGGCGGCGGCCGTGACGGCAACTTCTTCAAGACGACCGTCCTGACCGGCATCACGCCGGACAACGACGCCTACAAGGAGGAGTTCTTCGGCCCGGTGGCGTCGGTGTACAAGGTCGGCTCGGAGGACGAGGCGATCACGCTCGCCAACGACACCGAGTACGGCCTCGGCTCCTACGTGTTCACCAACGACTCCGACCAGGCGCTGCGCGTGGCCGACCGGATCGAGGCCGGCATGGTGTTCATCAACGCCGTCGGCGCCGAGGGCGTCGAGCTGCCCTTCGGCGGCGTGAAGTCCTCGGGCTTCGGCCGCGAGCTGGGCCGCTTCGGCGCGGACGAGTTCGTGAACAAGAAGCTCATCCGCGTCGCGGGGTAG
- a CDS encoding lysylphosphatidylglycerol synthase transmembrane domain-containing protein, translating into MAAPVSSVGDRLERAIEQRTELEDDIARGETSEPERRHLVRTAIWLGLTAISLYLVAPSLLDVLSSWKDIARIGVGWLLVMAACQALSLGSLWVLQRLAIRARRWAPVITSQLAGNAMSKIAPGGGAVGAAVQYRMLVDAGLERTTVVGGLTAANLLTFALVLAMPVLAIPALIRGAVPRDLVNATVVGVVAFAVLAVAGAVCLRYDAPLRGVGRAIQRVRNRLRRHAEPLRGLPSRLLRERDRILTTLGPQWLRALLATTGRWAFDYGSLLAALAAVGSHPRAALVLLAFCAAQLLAQIPITPGGLGFVEAGLTAMLTLAGVSAGNAVLATFAYRLVSYWLPLPVGLVAYVVHRRTLKPTG; encoded by the coding sequence ATGGCCGCCCCGGTGTCCAGCGTCGGAGACCGGCTCGAGCGTGCGATCGAGCAGCGGACCGAGCTCGAAGACGACATCGCGCGCGGGGAGACCAGCGAGCCCGAGCGCCGGCACCTCGTGCGCACGGCGATCTGGCTCGGGCTGACCGCGATCTCGCTCTATCTCGTCGCGCCGAGCCTGCTCGACGTCCTCAGCTCCTGGAAGGACATCGCCCGGATCGGCGTGGGCTGGCTGCTGGTGATGGCCGCCTGCCAGGCGCTGTCGCTCGGCTCGCTCTGGGTGCTGCAGCGGCTGGCGATCCGGGCGCGGCGCTGGGCGCCGGTGATCACCTCGCAGCTGGCGGGCAACGCCATGTCGAAGATCGCCCCGGGCGGCGGGGCCGTCGGCGCCGCGGTGCAGTACCGGATGCTCGTCGACGCCGGCCTGGAGCGGACGACCGTCGTCGGCGGGCTCACCGCCGCCAACCTGCTCACGTTCGCCCTCGTGCTCGCGATGCCGGTGCTCGCCATCCCGGCGCTGATCCGCGGCGCCGTGCCGCGCGACCTCGTGAACGCGACCGTCGTCGGCGTCGTCGCCTTCGCGGTCCTGGCCGTCGCCGGCGCGGTGTGCCTGCGCTACGACGCGCCGCTGCGCGGGGTCGGCCGCGCCATCCAGCGCGTCCGCAACCGCCTGCGCCGGCACGCCGAGCCACTGCGCGGCCTCCCGAGCCGGCTGCTGCGCGAGCGCGACCGCATCCTCACCACCCTCGGCCCGCAGTGGCTGCGCGCGCTGCTGGCGACGACCGGCCGCTGGGCCTTCGACTACGGCAGCCTCCTCGCGGCGCTCGCCGCGGTCGGCTCGCACCCGCGCGCCGCGCTGGTCCTGCTCGCCTTCTGCGCGGCGCAGCTGCTGGCGCAGATCCCGATCACGCCCGGCGGCCTGGGCTTCGTCGAGGCGGGCCTGACCGCGATGCTCACGCTCGCCGGCGTGTCGGCGGGCAACGCCGTGCTCGCGACGTTCGCCTACCGGTTGGTGTCCTACTGGCTGCCGCTGCCGGTCGGCCTGGTGGCCTACGTGGTCCACCGGCGGACGCTCAAGCCGACCGGCTGA
- a CDS encoding LysR family transcriptional regulator: MLDVRRLRILREVAAQGSFSAAADALSYTQSAVSQQIAALEREAGSQLVERAARGVTLTDAGRALVTHADAILARLADAEEELHAIAGLRGGRLRLAAFPSACATLMPLAVARFRERHPGVELTLSPAEPDDGVRLLRGGDCDVAVSIEAEFTTRNDGELDTVVLLDDPMYIMLPRDHPMATRARIKLTDLVDEPWMIGTAGTCADTSIFLRACTVAGFEPNIAFNLDDYNAIQGFVAAGMGVSFIPDLALINVRDDIVVRSLGGRPPVRRIVALTLADSFRSPAKQAMLDVLLEVSAEFGARRTELALAS, from the coding sequence ATGCTTGACGTTCGCCGCCTCAGGATCCTGCGGGAGGTGGCCGCCCAGGGGTCCTTCTCGGCCGCCGCCGACGCGTTGTCCTACACGCAGTCCGCGGTCTCGCAGCAGATCGCGGCGCTGGAGCGCGAGGCGGGCTCGCAGCTGGTCGAGCGCGCGGCGCGCGGCGTGACGCTCACCGACGCCGGCCGCGCGCTGGTGACGCACGCCGACGCGATCCTCGCCCGGCTGGCCGACGCCGAGGAGGAGCTGCACGCGATCGCGGGCCTGCGCGGAGGCCGGCTGCGGCTCGCCGCGTTCCCGAGCGCGTGCGCGACGCTGATGCCGCTGGCGGTGGCCCGCTTCCGCGAGCGCCATCCCGGCGTCGAGCTGACGCTCAGCCCGGCCGAGCCCGACGACGGCGTCCGGCTGCTGCGCGGCGGCGACTGCGACGTCGCGGTGTCGATCGAGGCGGAGTTCACCACGCGCAACGACGGCGAGCTGGACACCGTCGTGCTGCTCGACGATCCCATGTACATCATGTTGCCGCGCGACCATCCGATGGCCACCCGGGCGAGGATCAAGCTCACCGACCTCGTCGACGAGCCGTGGATGATCGGGACCGCCGGGACGTGCGCGGACACGAGCATCTTCCTGCGCGCCTGCACGGTCGCGGGCTTCGAGCCGAACATCGCCTTCAACCTGGACGACTACAACGCGATCCAGGGCTTCGTCGCCGCGGGGATGGGCGTGTCGTTCATCCCGGACCTCGCGCTGATCAACGTCCGCGACGACATCGTCGTGCGCTCGCTGGGCGGGCGGCCGCCGGTCCGGCGCATCGTGGCGCTGACGCTGGCCGACTCCTTCCGCTCGCCGGCCAAGCAGGCGATGCTCGACGTCCTGCTCGAGGTCTCGGCGGAGTTCGGGGCGCGGCGCACCGAGCTCGCGCTCGCGTCGTAG
- a CDS encoding DUF488 domain-containing protein, with protein MDLLTVGHSSHAVDAFAALLRGAGVRQVADVRRWPRSRRHPHFDDDALAVELASHGIAYAHLVELGGHRERVAGSVNDGWDVEAFNGYADHLATEELARGVTRLTGLAGARPTAVMCAEGDWRRCHRRLLADVLVLRGAASVRHLGVDGTLEAHAITEFAVFAADAGLPRYPAQQLGLGF; from the coding sequence GTGGACCTCCTGACCGTCGGGCACTCGTCGCACGCCGTCGACGCGTTCGCGGCGCTGCTGCGGGGCGCCGGCGTGCGACAGGTCGCCGACGTGCGCCGGTGGCCCCGGTCGCGGCGCCACCCGCACTTCGACGACGACGCGCTGGCGGTCGAGCTGGCGTCGCACGGGATCGCCTACGCGCACCTCGTGGAGCTCGGCGGGCACCGGGAGCGCGTGGCCGGTTCGGTCAACGACGGCTGGGACGTCGAGGCGTTCAACGGCTACGCCGACCACCTCGCGACCGAGGAGCTCGCGCGCGGCGTGACCAGGTTGACGGGGTTGGCCGGCGCGCGGCCGACCGCGGTCATGTGCGCCGAGGGCGACTGGCGCCGCTGCCACCGGCGGCTGCTTGCCGACGTCCTGGTCCTGCGCGGGGCGGCAAGCGTGCGGCACCTCGGCGTCGACGGGACGCTGGAGGCGCACGCGATCACCGAGTTCGCGGTGTTCGCCGCGGACGCGGGCCTGCCGCGCTATCCGGCGCAGCAGCTGGGCCTGGGGTTCTGA
- a CDS encoding EamA family transporter, giving the protein MASRSAPTPKASPPQVTRVWVALGAIYLIWGSTYLAIRLMVETVPPALGAGVRFLLAGGAMLVFLAARRGGLARVRVSRSQLLWTAIVGSLLAAGGNGLVTVAEQDVPSGLAALLIATEPLLIVLLRGLTGDRVGRMTLGGVALGFVGVGILMLPGGRPDDVPLGMTLLVVVASLSWALGSFISPRVDLPRDPLVSTGWSLLIGGGVLVVCGLIAGEGGELDVGAFSTKSILAFAYLVVVGSIVAFSCYSWLLANAPISQVSTYAYVNPVIAVVLGAVFLSEDVMAATIAGMALVIASVVVIVRRETEAPA; this is encoded by the coding sequence ATGGCCAGCCGCAGCGCCCCCACGCCCAAGGCGTCCCCTCCTCAGGTCACGCGGGTGTGGGTGGCGCTCGGCGCCATCTACCTCATCTGGGGCTCGACCTACCTGGCGATCCGCCTGATGGTCGAGACCGTTCCGCCGGCGCTGGGCGCCGGCGTGCGCTTCCTGCTCGCCGGCGGCGCCATGTTGGTGTTCTTGGCGGCACGGCGCGGCGGTCTCGCGCGCGTGCGCGTGAGCCGGTCGCAGCTGCTGTGGACGGCCATCGTCGGCTCGCTGCTGGCGGCGGGCGGCAACGGGCTGGTGACGGTCGCCGAGCAGGACGTGCCGTCGGGCCTGGCGGCGCTGCTGATCGCGACCGAGCCGCTGCTGATCGTCCTGCTGCGCGGCCTGACCGGCGACCGTGTGGGCCGCATGACGCTCGGCGGCGTCGCGCTGGGCTTCGTCGGCGTCGGGATCCTGATGCTGCCGGGCGGGCGCCCCGACGACGTGCCGCTGGGGATGACCCTGCTGGTCGTCGTCGCCTCGCTGTCGTGGGCGCTGGGCTCGTTCATCTCCCCGCGCGTGGACCTGCCGCGCGACCCGCTGGTCTCGACGGGCTGGTCGCTGCTGATCGGCGGCGGCGTGCTCGTGGTGTGCGGGCTGATCGCCGGCGAGGGCGGCGAGCTGGACGTCGGCGCGTTCTCCACCAAGTCGATCCTGGCCTTCGCCTACCTGGTAGTCGTCGGCTCGATCGTGGCGTTCTCCTGCTACTCGTGGCTGCTGGCCAACGCGCCGATCTCGCAGGTCTCGACCTACGCCTACGTCAACCCGGTGATCGCGGTCGTCCTCGGCGCGGTGTTCCTGTCGGAGGACGTGATGGCCGCGACGATCGCCGGGATGGCGTTGGTGATCGCGTCGGTCGTGGTGATCGTCAGACGGGAGACGGAGGCGCCGGCCTAG
- a CDS encoding tautomerase family protein has product MPLVTVDLRKGSTDPEVVLTAVHEALVEHLGVPERDRFQILTEHDARTLRFDPSYLDIERSERFVLVRVTLSAGRTTEAKQAFYQGLAELLAQRADLRPEDLAVALIENTREDWSFGRGQASYVELPPEAWR; this is encoded by the coding sequence ATGCCGCTCGTCACCGTCGACCTCCGCAAGGGCAGCACCGATCCGGAAGTGGTCCTCACCGCCGTGCACGAGGCGCTGGTGGAGCACCTCGGCGTGCCCGAGCGCGACCGCTTCCAGATCCTGACCGAACACGATGCGCGCACCTTGCGCTTCGATCCCAGCTACCTCGACATCGAGCGCAGCGAGCGCTTCGTCCTCGTCCGTGTCACGCTCTCGGCCGGCCGGACCACCGAGGCCAAGCAGGCGTTCTACCAGGGCCTGGCCGAGCTGCTGGCGCAGCGCGCCGACCTCCGCCCTGAGGACCTCGCGGTGGCCCTGATCGAGAACACGCGCGAGGACTGGTCGTTCGGGCGCGGGCAGGCCAGCTACGTCGAGCTGCCGCCGGAGGCGTGGCGCTGA
- a CDS encoding SDR family NAD(P)-dependent oxidoreductase — MSAEQVWFITGASSGFGRAIAEVAVARGHPVIATARDVTTVADLGAHALALDVSDPASVDAAVARAVALTGGIDVLVNNAGYGLLGAVEDVGDAELRAAYETNLFGPMRLARAVLPGMRRRGGGRIVQMSSVIGVTSGLGGSAYAGPKAALAAMSESLAAEVAGWGIRVTIVEPGAFRTDFSGRSLRVAEISPPYAEVVGPPSRAFRDGHGTQAGDPRRGAEAIVAAVALDDPPLRLPLGDDASTWIAAYLRDRLDALEAARPLGADTAFA, encoded by the coding sequence ATGAGCGCGGAGCAGGTCTGGTTCATCACGGGTGCGAGCAGCGGCTTCGGCCGCGCGATCGCCGAGGTCGCCGTTGCCCGCGGGCATCCCGTGATCGCGACCGCACGCGACGTGACGACGGTCGCCGACCTCGGCGCGCACGCGCTGGCGCTCGACGTGAGCGACCCGGCGTCGGTCGACGCCGCGGTCGCGCGCGCGGTCGCGCTGACCGGCGGCATCGACGTCCTCGTCAACAACGCGGGGTACGGCCTGCTCGGCGCGGTCGAGGACGTCGGCGACGCCGAGCTGCGCGCCGCCTACGAGACCAACCTGTTCGGCCCGATGCGGCTCGCGCGCGCGGTCCTCCCGGGCATGCGCCGCCGCGGCGGCGGGCGCATCGTGCAGATGTCGTCGGTCATCGGCGTCACCTCCGGCCTCGGCGGCTCGGCCTACGCCGGCCCCAAGGCGGCGCTCGCGGCGATGTCGGAGTCGCTGGCCGCGGAGGTCGCCGGCTGGGGCATCCGCGTGACGATCGTCGAGCCGGGCGCGTTCCGGACGGACTTCAGCGGCCGGTCGCTGCGCGTCGCGGAGATCAGCCCGCCCTACGCGGAGGTGGTCGGCCCGCCGAGCCGCGCGTTCCGCGACGGGCACGGGACGCAGGCCGGCGACCCGCGGCGCGGCGCCGAGGCGATCGTCGCCGCGGTCGCGCTCGACGACCCGCCGCTGCGGCTCCCGCTCGGCGACGACGCCTCCACATGGATCGCGGCCTACCTGCGCGACCGCCTCGACGCGCTGGAGGCCGCGCGCCCGCTGGGGGCGGACACGGCCTTCGCGTGA
- a CDS encoding TetR/AcrR family transcriptional regulator, whose protein sequence is MESRRDRHKAERRQAISDAATRLFEARGFEAVSLADIADAADVSVKTIWNHFGSKEELFFDAEDAVLAFLVDAVRARPAGVSPTGALAPFLDGPILAGPCRWSQMRGDLYDRIRAFAACERASPTLSARRLAILHSWTAPLAAASGSPAWAAMVTGVLALRHDTIITAFVEGRSARTIERRTRAALDPAIAALSRAFPD, encoded by the coding sequence ATGGAATCTCGCCGCGATCGTCACAAGGCCGAGCGCCGTCAGGCGATCTCCGACGCGGCCACCCGGCTGTTCGAGGCGCGCGGCTTCGAGGCCGTCAGCCTGGCCGACATCGCCGACGCCGCCGACGTCTCGGTCAAGACCATCTGGAACCACTTCGGCAGCAAGGAGGAGCTGTTCTTCGACGCCGAGGACGCGGTGCTCGCGTTCCTGGTCGACGCGGTGCGCGCGCGGCCCGCGGGCGTCTCTCCCACCGGTGCGCTCGCGCCGTTCCTGGACGGGCCGATCCTGGCGGGCCCGTGTCGCTGGTCGCAGATGCGCGGCGACCTTTACGACCGCATCCGCGCGTTCGCGGCGTGCGAGCGCGCGTCGCCCACGCTCAGCGCGCGGCGGCTGGCGATCCTGCACTCCTGGACCGCGCCGCTGGCCGCGGCGTCGGGATCGCCGGCCTGGGCGGCGATGGTCACCGGCGTGCTGGCTTTGCGCCACGACACGATCATCACCGCGTTCGTGGAGGGCCGCTCGGCGAGGACGATCGAGCGCCGCACGCGCGCGGCGCTCGACCCGGCGATCGCGGCGTTGAGCCGGGCGTTCCCGGACTGA